Proteins co-encoded in one Siniperca chuatsi isolate FFG_IHB_CAS linkage group LG11, ASM2008510v1, whole genome shotgun sequence genomic window:
- the golga4 gene encoding golgin subfamily A member 4 isoform X1, which produces MRRERGHLLEIRSEQGSLALRIGCQAKEKRNTSPQDSSHLLVNCLLHRRDKMFKKLKQKINEEQSPQRNAQSPQQAQMGSGDRRSSQTPPFHHDGAPSPSDREMLAGMIAEPAFLSEYTIFALDHSKRPKTAQVASVSASKGPARSPRGSINGDGSASPHREETQSFAQKLQLKVPSMESLIRGGASRAENLFRSPSKENLVRSSSRDSLTPLGENESPGAPTYDPPSDIESEAEEPPGSAESLSKEQLVHRLLRVERSLGKYRGKYSELVTAYRTVQRDKEKTQVILSQSQDKALRRIGELREELQMDQQAKKHLQDEFDAALEEKDQMITVLQTQVALLKKRVKGVSDGAGPPEGDVSQSEDASDSTSSIESPLKEQGVEPEVTEAEGNSDPTKLMEALQKRVKRQENLLQKCKEVMRTHKERSAQLGSENETLQEQLQERLQELDKIKVELHTTEKTKLITQLRDAKNLIEQLEQDKGMVIAETKRQMHETLEMKEEEVAQLRSRLQQATVQKEELQEQKEKAEKSAFEELERALGVAQRAEEARKQLQIQLEERVKEVERASEEERKSLQQKLTRVKQEVVAIMKKSSEETVANMEKLHSEALAAKEEEMSARINEAVEQCKEEFAQLGKEREQQASLALEDVELQKTALRTEADNKVKEIHLELEAARTRILELESSLEKVSQDGPSLSHELSSQLDELKDKHKEQISTLEEKHQEQLEKHKGTLTQQHNAALEELKEKHRVEVETLLKDKELQLQAHVEDMNQKTLEKLDAKQAELEAVSAELSEALKSKQLLEEKLVAAEDAHSLAQQELEKRFHDQVAKHNVELENVKQELEQSLGGMAKTLKEEVKALKIVLREKEKEIEEHILREKTLQESQELNVKVKELEELQQRLSQSQLENGSLKESNAQLSKLSEDLVQCKRDLTDLEHQLEVAKNDCQQKEQSLQELEHQLQQSRKELSEQEKSYTAELNTKQEEQTRLKKQMDDEKAAHEKKMKNTTTELEAKLKTQETKMEKFKQKAKEMHESFKKKLQQNEENMKKELAKKEKELQQKEQQVQEKIVEMSQKSSQGLSSAMSELQANHKEKLEKLHDTHKHEIEELELRWQEKLRQQEEELMEKHSHILQEKAQELEEISQQLSRGKEENEQVLCEIKDLKEDLAIRETTVQKLQEELNEAAVKLESLSQGESLVKEQMESVERNLNQALNERNSLQDKLNTIKEDNREKLKTLSDKLEETEKLLKALEGSRCKESEDLQNKFEETAIQLQAKEAEFQQQIIMIRNRMEHCCKEVQSKVECGSNELCQRVENRLKELKDRLLCSQKKVGHLKNVILTKVDRICTLEENLHQQMEENKNLCISLEQMTAQVNAHTEHINALTHEKENHSQFINEKVQKIEELSEANRIISESMKTNELHIINLEGISSDLKNQLASSIREKEEAINQLKQQYKEERQQMEETIERLEQERKSALEQADALRNSLSEYENKAETKFTQNDIAITSLQTRLDELEREISEKNEALQRLTASIDNQSISKSEMDQVLSEKEQKVSGLTLELESCIGRLGELQEQLALKTKECEQLTADLKQQHSIREDEKRELVEQLHQTQMQCTQNGNLEQEMVEKLRSLEEDNQKCKHKLESQREEYEKMKDEIIRSKEESLKASEEKLSAESARKVSELKKKAEQKIGQIKKQLTSQLEEKEQTIKALQISLEEIKSSESSCKQHADTLEEKTKTLEEALVKLKEAQEKQLEQILSDVRLEKEKSLEELKNVYEEKLSSLQRDVAQQGELKETESALQEIEAKLKEAEEQNGDLLAEINRLKEEICEKEAQLDQHQATIKQVQNPSEPEAEMKVECSSMQQTKSTMENHSVMQELDGDSLESLKNNLRQVKNEKEKIHKDFSRLQKDIRLLRKEHEQDLEYMKKELLEENEKKLKLELEDVEMKHNSTIKQLMREFNTQMALKEKELDAGVKEAIAKAQSVEAELISSHREETSQLRKLIAQKEDDLHRTVQTYEQVIQSREEEMGDRVWQVQKELEELQGRSPGTSEMTMEELQAQLAEKTTLLSEARLKEQGFVERIHSLEDKIKCFHRKTVVTHLGSTFKDPGFNSTDALSEATEMEYLRKVLFEYMMGRETKTMAKVITSMLKFPPDQAQKVLDKEDSKATPWLR; this is translated from the exons ATGCGCAGAGAGCGCGGTCACCTGCTGGAAATCAGAAGCGAACAAGGAAGTCTAGCACTGAGGATTGGATGTCAGGCTAAAGAAAAACGAAATACATCTCCGCAGGATAGTAGTCATCTGCTCGTCAACTGTTTGCTACATCGGCGTGACAAGATGTTTAAAAAACTTAAGCAGAAGATAAACGAGGAGCAGTCACCGCAGAGGAATGCGCAGTCACCACAGCAGGCCCAG atGGGCAGTGGAGACCGGCGCAGCAGCCAAACCCCTCCGTTTCATCACGATGGCGCACCCTCTCCCAGTGACAGAGAG ATGCTGGCTGGGATGATAGCAGAGCCCGCTTTTCTCTCTGAGTATACTATCTTTGCTCTGGACCATTCAAAACGACCCAAAACGGCCCAGGTAGCCAGTGTG AGTGCTTCTAAAGGACCAGCAAGGTCTCCCAGAGGTAGCATCAATGGGGATGGAAGTGCTTCTCCTCAT agagaggagacacagTCATTTGCCCAGAAACTGCAGTTAAAAGTTCCCTCAATGGAGTCGTTGATTCGCGGTGGTGCCAGTCGGGCAGAAAACCTGTTCCGCTCTCCCTCTAAAGAAAACCTGGTTCGAAGCTCATCGCGTGACTCCCTGACACCTTTGGGAGAAAACGAGTCCCCAGGCGCCCCCACATATGATCCCCCCTCGGACATTGAGAGTGAGGCTGAGGAGCCACCAGGATCTGCAGAGTCCCTTTCCAAAGAGCAGTTGGTGCACCGACTGCTCAGAGTGGAGAGGAGCCTGGGGAAGTACAGAGGGAAGTACTCAGAG CTGGTTACTGCGTACCGCACAGTACAGCGAGATAAAGAAAAAACGCAG GTCATCCTCAGTCAGAGTCAAGATAAAGCTCTCCGCAGGATAGGGGAGTTGCGGGAG GAGCTTCAAATGGACCAGCAGGCCAAGAAACACCTACAGGACGAGTTTGATGCTGCGCTGGAGGAGAAAGACCAGATGATCACTGTACTCCAAACACAG GTTGCTCTGCTAAAGAAACGAGTCAAGGGCGTCTCTGACGGTGCTGGGCCACCTGAGGGGGACGTCTCTCAATCTGAAGATGCTTCAGACTCTACATCTTCCATAGAAAGTCCTTTGAAGGAGCAAGGAGTAGAGCCTGAAGTCACTGAGG CAGAGGGCAACAGTGATCCAACCAAACTTATGGAGGCTCTGCAGAAGAGAGTGAAGAGGCAGGAAAACCTACTGCAGAAGTGCAAAGAAGTGATGCGTACACACAAGGAGCGAAGCGCCCAGCTGGGCAGTGAGAATGAAACTCTGCAGGAGCAGCTGCAAGAGAGACTGCAGGAGCTGGATAAGATTAAGGTG GAACTGCACACAACAGAAAAGACTAAGTTAATCACTCAGCTGCGTGATGCCAAGAACCTCATTGAACAGCTGGAGCAGGACAAG GGAATGGTCATTGCTGAGACAAAGCGCCAGATGCATGAGACACTGGAAATGAAAGAAGAGGAGGTTGCACAGCTACGCTCCAGGCTCCAGCAGGCTACTGTCCAGAAGGAGGAATTAcaggaacagaaagaaaaggctgAGAAATCAG caTTTGAAGAACTTGAACGGGCACTGGGTGTAGCTCAGAGGGCGGAGGAGGCCCgaaaacagctgcagattcagctggaGGAGCGTGTAAAAGAAGTTGAAAGGGCcagtgaggaagagaggaagagtctGCAGCAGAAGCTCACACGAGTCAAACAGGAGGTTGTCGCCATCATGAAG AAATCATCAGAGGAAACTGTAGCCAATATGGAAAAACTCCACAGTGAAGCTTTGGCTGCTAAAGAAGAAGAGATGAGTGCCAGAATCAACGAAGCTGTG GAGCAATGCAAAGAGGAGTTTGCCCAGTTAGGCAAGGAACGAGAACAGCAGGCTTCTCTGGCTCTGGAGGATGTAGAGTTACAGAAGACGGCTTTGAGGACAGAAGCTGATAACAAGGTTAAAGAGATACATTTGGAGCTGGAAGCTGCAAGAAct AGAATATTGGAGCTGGAGAGCTCTCTGGAGAAGGTCTCACAAGATGGACCAAGTCTGTCCCATGAACTTTCCAGTCAGTTGGACGAGCTGAAGGATAAACACAAAGAGCAAATATCTACATTAGAGGAAAAGCACCAGGAGCAGCTGGAAAAGCACAAGGGCACCCTAACCCAGCAGCATAATGCTGCTCTTGAGGAGCTCAAGGAAAAACACAGAGTTGAAGTGGAGACCCTTCTGAAAGATAAAGAACTCCAGCTCCAAGCACATGTTGAAGACATGAACCAGAAAACTTTAGAGAAACTGGATGCAAAGCAGGCAGAGCTAGAGGCAGTTTCCGCTGAACTTTCTGAGGCTTTGAAGAGTAAACAGCTTCTGGAGGAAAAGTTGGTGGCAGCTGAAGATGCTCATAGTTTAGCTCAACAGGAACTTGAGAAAAGGTTTCATGATCAGGTGGCAAAGCACAATGTAGAGctagaaaatgtcaaacaggAGCTTGAGCAGTCACTTGGAGGTATGGCGAAAACTCTGAAGGAGGAAGTTAAAGCATTGAAGATTGTTTtgagggaaaaggaaaaggaaattgAAGAACACATCCTTAGAGAAAAAACACTACAAGAGTCGCAAGAATTAAATGTCAAGGTTAAGGAATTGGAAGAGCTGCAGCAACGTTTATCACAATCCCAGCTGGAAAATGGGAGCCTAAAGGAATCTAATGCACAGTTAAGTAAGCTCTCAGAGGATCTTGTTCAGTGTAAGAGGGATTTGACAGATTTGGAGCATCAATTGGAAGTAGCAAAGAATGATTGTCAGCAAAAAGAGCAGTCACTTCAAGAACTAGAGCACCAATTACAACAGAGCAGAAAGGAGCTCTCAGAGCAGGAAAAGTCATATACTGCAGAACTGAACACTAAGCAAGAAGAACAAACACGCCTTAAGAAACAGATGGATGATGAAAAAGCTGCCCATGAGAAGAAGATGAAAAACACTACAACTGAGTTGGAAGCCAAGCTGAagacacaggaaacaaaaatggaaaagttTAAACAGAAGGCCAAAGAAATGCACGAGAGTTTTAAGAAAAAGCTTCagcagaatgaagaaaacatgaagaagGAACTTgcaaagaaggagaaagagctTCAGCAGAAAGAGCAACAAGTTCAAGAGAAAATTGTAGAGATGTCCCAGAAAAGTTCCCAAGGCCTCAGCAGTGCAATGTCAGAGCTGCAGGCCAACCATAAGGAAAAACTGGAGAAGCTACATGACACCCATAAGCATGAGATTGAGGAGCTGGAGCTTCGGTGGCAGGAGAAGTTAagacagcaggaggaagaaTTGATGGAGAAACACTCGCATATACTACAGGAGAAGGCTCAAGAACTGGAGGAAATTTCTCAGCAACTTAGCAGAGGCAAAGAGGAGAACGAGCAAGTGTTGTGTGAAATAAAGGATTTAAAGGAGGACCTGGCGATTCGAGAAACCACCGTGCAGAAGCTGCAAGAAGAGCTTAATGAAGCAGCAGTTAAGCTTGAAAGTTTGTCTCAGGGTGAATCGTTGGTCAAAGAGCAAATGGAGTCAGTGGAAAGGAACCTTAACCAGGCTCTGAACGAGAGAAACTCCCTCCAAGACAAGCTTAATACAATAAAGGAAGATAACAGAGAGAAGTTAAAGACCTTGTCAGATAAGTTGGAGGAAACGGAGAAGCTGCTTAAAGCACTGGAAGGTTCCAGATGTAAGGAAAGTGAGGACTTGCAGAATAAATTTGAGGAAACTGCCATTCAGCTACAAGCCAAGGAAGCAGAGTTCCAGCAGCAAATAATTATGATCAGAAACCGAATGGAGCATTGCTGTAAGGAGGTTCAGTCTAAAGTGGAGTGTGGATCTAATGAACTCTGTCAAAGAGTTGAAAATAGGTTGAAAGAGCTGAAAGATAGACTGCTGTGTAGTCAGAAGAAGGTAGGGCATCTCAAAAACGTTATCCTTACTAAAGTAGATAGAATTTGCACTTTAGAGGAGAATCTCCACCAGCAGATGGAGGAGAATAAGAATCTATGCATTTCGTTAGAACAGATGACTGCTCAGGTAAATGCTCATACAGAGCATATCAACGCCTTAACACACGAGAAGGAGAATCATTCTCAGTTTATCAATGAGAAAGTTCAGAAAATTGAGGAGCTGAGTGAAGCAAACAGAATCATATCAGAAAGTATGAAAACAAACGAGTTGCATATCATTAACTTGGAAGGCATCAGCAGCGACTTGAAAAATCAGCTAGCAAGTAGCataagagagaaggaggaagccATAAATCAGCTGAAGCAGCAGTATAAAGAAGAGAGACAACAAATGGAGGAGACCATTGAGAGATTAGAGCAGGAGAGAAAGTCTGCTTTAGAGCAGGCGGATGCACTAAGGAACAGTCTGTCCGAGTATGAGAACAAGGCAGAGACAAAGTTTACCCAGAATGACATCGCTATTACATCTCTACAGACCAGGCTTGACGAGCTGGAGCGAGAAATCTCTGAAAAGAACGAAGCTCTGCAAAGGCTGACAGCAAGTATTGACAATCAGTCCATCAGCAAGTCTGAGATGGACCAGGTGCTGAGCGAGAAGGAGCAGAAGGTCAGCGGACTTACCTTGGAGCTGGAGAGTTGCATCGGCCGACTTGGTGAGCTTCAGGAGCAGTTAGCCTTAAAGACAAAAGAGTGTGAACAACTCACAGCTGACctcaaacagcagcacagcatcagggaggatgaaaagagagagTTGGTAGAGCAGCTGCACCAGACCCAGATGCAGTGCACTCAGAACGGTAATTTGGAGCAGGAGATGGTAGAAAAACTACGCTCCCTTGAGGAAGACAACCAAAAGTGTAAACACAAGCTTGAAAGTCAAAGGGAGGAATatgaaaagatgaaagatgAGATTATCAGGAGCAAAGAGGAGAGTCTGAAGGCAAGTGAAGAGAAGTTGTCTGCAGAGAGTGCTCGGAAAGTCtcagagctgaagaagaaaGCTGAACAGAAAATCGGTCAGATTAAAAAACAGCTAACCTCGCAGCTTGAGGAAAAAGAGCAGACGATCAAGGCTCTTCAAATCAGCCTGGAGGAAATCAAGAGCAGTGAATCATCCTGCAAacaacatgcagacacattagaagagaaaacaaaaacactcgAGGAAGCACTTGTCAAGCTTAAGGAAGCGCAGGAGAAACAACTTGAACAGATTCTGAGTGATGTGAGGCTTGAGAAAGAAAAGTCTTTAGAGGAATTGAAAAATGTGTATGAAGAGAAGCTGTCCTCGCTTCAGAGAGATGTAGCGCAACAAGGGGAGCTCAAAGAAACTGAATCAGCGCTACAAGAAATCGAGGCAAAGCTAAAAGaagcagaagagcagaatgGAGACCTTCTTGCAGAAATAAATCGtctgaaagaagaaatatgTGAGAAAGAAGCTCAGCTCGATCAACATCAGGCAACTATTAAGCAGGTCCAAAATCCATCAGAACCTGAGGCTGAGATGAAGGTGGAGTGTAGCAGCATGCAGCAAACCAAGAGCACGATGGAAAACCACTCTGTGATGCAAGAACTGGATGGTGATTCTCTAGAGTCTCTCAAGAACAATCTACGTCAGGTGAAGAACGAGAAAGAGAAAATCCACAAGGACTTTTCCAGGCTACAGAAAGACATCCGGTTACTGAGGAAGGAGCATGAACAGGACCTAGAATACATGAAGAAAGAGTTGTTAGAGGAGAATGAGAAAAAGCTGAA ACTGGAGCTGGAAGATGTGGAAATGAAGCACAATTCTACTATCAAGCAGTTGATGAGAGAGTTCAACACACAAATGGCTTTGAAAGAGAAGGAGCTTGATGCAGGAGTGAAGGAGGCCATTG CGAAGGCCCAGAGTGTTGAAGCAGAGCTCATCAGTAGTCATCGTGAAGAAACCAGTCAGCTGAGGAAGCTGATTGCCCAGAAGGAGGATGATTTGCACAGAACTGTTCAGACATACGAACAGGTTATACAG agtcgagaggaggagatgggagaCCGAGTGTGGCAGGTCCAGAAAGAACTGGAGGAGTTGCAAGGAAGGAGCCCTGGCACTTCTGAG